The DNA window CCGAAGCTCGACCCGGTCGCCCGGCTCGATGAGCGGCTCGTTCGTCCCCGCGATCCGGAACGACGCGGACCCGCCGACGACCCACTCGCCGTCGCTCGCCGCGTTGAACGCGCCGGTTGGACCGGGCTTGAACCCGGCCGCCGAGAAGAACGGGACCGGCGGTTGACGCGCCAGCGGCTCGCCGTTCACCCCGACGCGGACCGCCATCTCGTCGACGGGGATCGGGTCGCCGCCGTCGTGGGTGACCGTGATCCGGTCCCCCTCGACCTCCATCGATATCATCGTGGTCGGCGACGGCTCGGCGGGGGAATCAAGCGTCGTCGCCGCCGTGACGCCGACTGCGAGGAGGACCGTCACCGCGACGAGCAGCAGACCGGCGAGCGGGGCGAGCGCACGCGTCGAGCGCCGCGGGATCGGCGTGTTCGGCGCGTCGGACGCGTTCGGCGGGCGTGAGGGAGTTCGTGACGACACGGCCCGTCTGGGCCGTCATCCGGTAAAAGGGATCGCCGACGGGAGCGCTCCGACGCCGCGTCGCAGCGGCGGGTTCCTCGGGTATCGGCGGGTCTCGTCTCGGTCAGCCGCCCCCGTCCGTCCCGCTCTCGTCCCCGATGTCGGTCGTCACTCGAGGCGTCGCGATCGGATCGATGTCGTCGATGACGGCGACTCGCGGCTCGTCGACGACGGTGATCCGGTACGGATCGGCCGGCGAGAGCGTTCGGACCACGCCGTTCTCGTCGGTGGTCCCGATGGTCTCGCTCGGGGTGCCGCCGGCGCTTTTCGTCACCGTGATCCCCTCGAGCGGGTCGCCGGTGGCCGAATCGAGGACGGTGACGGTCACGGGGCCGCCGGGGTACGTCCGGTTGACGGTGACGTTGAATCCGTCCTCCGAGGTGGAGACGGAGTTCGCGTCGGGGAACGTCGAGAGCGCCACCCGCTGGTGTTCGAGGAACACCCGTTCGGTCCCGCCGCTGACGAACGTCCGGAGGGTTCCGAAGTCGTGGTCGACGGTGATCCGCTGGACCGTCCCCGCGCCGAGCGCGTCCGGTGCGGTGAGGTTGGCAGTCTCCGGATACGCCTCGATCGTCGCGTTTATCGCGGCCTCGCTCCCGAGGTCGTCGGCACCGCGGTCCCACCGGTCGCGACGGAGCGACTCTCTGACGTACTGGCCGTCGACGATCGTCGCGAGGACCAGCGAGTTCGGGCTCGACTGGACGTGGATCTCGGTTCCCATCCGCTCGCCGCGAACCGTCTCGAGGGCGATCTCCCGGACGGGGCCCTCGTACACCAGGAGCTGGACCTGGAGCGTGCTGACGCGGTCCGGCGTGCTGAACCCGTCCGTCTCCTCGGCGAGCTCGGCGAGCGTCTCGAGCCGGCCGTCGTACTCGCGCGCGATCGCCGCGATCCGGACCAGCTCGTCGAGGAGTTCGCGGTCGGTCAGCTCCCCCGATGCGTGCGCGTTGATAACCGCCGTCTGTCGGCTGTCGAGGCTCACCTCGTCCTGTTCCACCTGGTTTATCGCGGCGAGGATCCGGCGTTGCCGCTCGGCGTTCGTCTCGGCGGACTCGATCCGCCGTATCGCGGCTTCCGTCCGGAGGGCCGCGTCCGAATCGCCGACCGCGAGCCCGAGCGAGGTACCGAGATTGACGCCGCGCCGGTGGCTCGAGAGCCGCGGTTCGACGCCGGGCGGCGTCGACAACACGCGGAGGGTGAAGTTCTCCCCGTGCGTCGAGGCCGGCCCCGTCCCCGGACCGACCGAGCCGATCGCGGACGGGACGGGATCGGAGACGCTCGGCTGCGACACGGGATCGGGGACGGACGACGCGGACCGGGCGTCGGCCGTCGCGCCCGCGGGACCGATCCCCGCGACGACCGGCGAGACGAGGAGGAGGGCGGCGACGAAGACCGAGAGGGCTCTCATCGTCGCCCGCTTCTCCGGCAAGGGTCAAAAACCCACCCCAACTCGACGGCCGCGGAGGTGAACGCCGTGTCGCCGGCGACGACGCGGGATCCGCGGCGGTCGACGCGGAATCCCGGTCGCCGACGCCGAGTCCGTCGCGATCGGAGACTTTCGTGGACGGAGAGGCGGTGTATAGAAAGCGTTTTGCCCGGGGCGCGAGAGCCCCCGAACTACATGCGGAACCCCGCGATCCGCGTTCTCCTCGTCGCGTTCCTCGCCGTTGCCCTCGTGGCCGGCGCGGGGGTCGCCGTCGGGGAGGTCGCCCCCTCCACTCACCCGTCACCGCCGGAGTCGACGCCGACGAGTTCGATAGGGACCGCCGCGTCACCGCAGGTCGACGGGACGGCCGTGCCGACGGGCGAGACGCGGATCCGGATCGACTTACGGTCGAACCGGGACGCGCGGTGGGAAGTGGTCGTCCGGTACGAGTTCGCCGACCCGAACCGAACGGCCGCGTTCGAGACGGTCGGGGAGCGGTTCGTGGAGGGGGAGGTCG is part of the Halorubrum aethiopicum genome and encodes:
- a CDS encoding DUF7094 domain-containing protein, with amino-acid sequence MRALSVFVAALLLVSPVVAGIGPAGATADARSASSVPDPVSQPSVSDPVPSAIGSVGPGTGPASTHGENFTLRVLSTPPGVEPRLSSHRRGVNLGTSLGLAVGDSDAALRTEAAIRRIESAETNAERQRRILAAINQVEQDEVSLDSRQTAVINAHASGELTDRELLDELVRIAAIAREYDGRLETLAELAEETDGFSTPDRVSTLQVQLLVYEGPVREIALETVRGERMGTEIHVQSSPNSLVLATIVDGQYVRESLRRDRWDRGADDLGSEAAINATIEAYPETANLTAPDALGAGTVQRITVDHDFGTLRTFVSGGTERVFLEHQRVALSTFPDANSVSTSEDGFNVTVNRTYPGGPVTVTVLDSATGDPLEGITVTKSAGGTPSETIGTTDENGVVRTLSPADPYRITVVDEPRVAVIDDIDPIATPRVTTDIGDESGTDGGG
- a CDS encoding type IV pilin, which codes for MSSRTPSRPPNASDAPNTPIPRRSTRALAPLAGLLLVAVTVLLAVGVTAATTLDSPAEPSPTTMISMEVEGDRITVTHDGGDPIPVDEMAVRVGVNGEPLARQPPVPFFSAAGFKPGPTGAFNAASDGEWVVGGSASFRIAGTNEPLIEPGDRVELRLSVREQPIATLEATARPG